TCACCGTCCACGAGGTCCGGCCGGACGGCGTCGCGCTCGACGGCGACGACTACGAGGTCCGGACCTTCCCGACCGAGCACCGGAGCAGCAGCTCGATGGGCTACGCGCTCGTCGAGGACGACCGCCGCGGTCGGTTCGACCGGGAGAAGGCCGAGGAACTCGGCGTGCCCGTCGGCCCAAAGTTCGGCAGGCTCCACGACGGCGAGGCCGTCGAACTCGACGACGGGACCGTCGTCCGGCCCGAGCAGGTCGTGGGCGAGCCCCGGCCCGGGCGCAAGTTCGTCTACACCGGCGACACGCGCCCCGTCGATGCGACTGTCGAAGTGACGGACGCGCCGGACCTGCTGATCCACGACGCCACGTTCGCCGCGGAGTGGGCCGACCGCGCGAGACAGACCGGCCACTCGACGGCCCGTGAGGCGGCCGAGATCGCCACCCGCGCGGGGGCGAAGCGACTCGCGCTCACGCACGTCTCCTCGCGGTACGCCGGGGACGCGAGTCCGGTCGAACGGGAAGCAAAGGAGGCGTTCGCGGGGGAGTCGGCCTTCGTCCCCGACGACGGACAGAAGGTCGAGGTGCCGTATCCCGACGCCGACGCGGAGTGAGCGGCGGCTCCGTGGGGAAGTAGCGAACAGCCGGCAGCGGCGGTCCCGCGCGGGCGTGCCGGACAACCGCTGACCGGCGCGGGGCGAGCGTTACGTCACGGCCGCGTTGGTCCCGTGCTCAGTCATAAACGCTCGGAGTCAGAGCCCGGTGATCTCGGCGTGGCATATATATCTACACGCGACTAATCCGGTGACGTGAACGACCGGACGAGCGCACTCGACTCCCTCGTTTTCGGTGTGGACATCCAGAGCGGCGACGTCCGCGGCGACGCGCCCTCCTACGCGCTCGTCGCCTTCGACGGCGAGAACGTCGACCGCGACGTCGTCTCCCACCGGAAGCTCCGCCGCCTGCTCGACCGCGAGGAGCCCGCGATGCTCGCGACCGACAACATGTACGAGCTGGCGGCCGACAAGGACGAACTCGTCCACTTTCTCAGGACTATCCCCGAGGCGACGAAGCTGGTCCAGGTGACCGGCGCCGAGCGGCCCGAGCCGCTCTCGCGGGTCGCCTCCCGTCACGGCGTCCCCTACGGCAAGAAGCCGATGAAGGAGGCCGAGGCGGCGGCGCGGCTCGCGGCCGCCAACGTCGGCTACGAGGTGTCGGCCTTCGGCGACACCACGACCGTGAAGGTCGCGCGCGGGCGCTCGACCGGGAAGGGCGGCTGGAGCCAGGACCGCTACACCCGACGGATCCACGGGTCGGTGAAGCGCCGCGCACGCGAGGTCACAGAGCGGCTCAAGCAGGCCGACCTCGACTTCGAGAAGGACGTGACCGAGAAGTACGGCGGCTACGCCAACGCCGTCTTCACCGTGGAGGCGCCGCCCGCTGACATCCCGCTCTCGGCGGGGCGCTCCGGCGACACCCGGATCGAGATCGAGCGCGAGCGCCGGGACGGCATCGAGTTCGAGCCGCTCGTGAAGCGCCGCGATCACGTCTTCGTCGGGATCGACCCCGGGACCACGACCGCGGCGGCGGTCGTCGGCCTCGACGGGGGCGTCCTCGACGTCTACTCGACGCGGACGGCCGACACCGCCGACGTGATCGAGTGGCTGATCGAGCGCGGCCGGCCGGTCGTCGTCGCGGCCGACGTGACGCCGATGCCCGAAACCGTCGAGAAGTTCCGCCGAAGCTTCGACGCCGCGGCGTGGACGCCCAGTTCCGACCTCCCGGTCGACGAGAAGCTCCACCGGACCCGGGAGGCGTCCTACGAGAACGACCACCAGCGGGACGCGCTCGCGGCGGCGCTCTTCGCGTTCGACGACCACGAGGACCAGCTCGATCGGATCTCCCAGAAAGTCCCCCCGGACATCGAGCGCGGCGAGGTCGTCGCCCGCGTCGTCGCCGGCGAGGAGTCCGTCGAGGCCGTCCTGCGTGACCTCCGGGACGACGAGGACGAATCGGAAGACGACTCCGAGCACCACGAGCGCGAACTCACAGAGGAAGAAGAGGAGATCCGTCGGCTCCGGACCCGCGTCGAGCGCCTGGAGTCCCACGTCGAGGACCTCAACGACACGATCGACGAGCGCGAGGCCGAGATCGACGAGTACGAGGAGAAGCTCTCGGAGGCCAAGCGCGAGGAGCGCCGCGAGGCCAGGGAGCGCCGCGAGGTGAAGCGCCTCGAACGCGAGAACGACCGCCTCGAACGGCGCGTCGACGAGCTCGAAGCGAAGAACGAAGAGCTCGACGAGAAGCTCGAACGGCTCAAGCGCCTCTGGAAGCTCGATCACTCGAACTTTTCAGATGTCGACACCGACGGCGACCTCGTCTCGGTGAAGGTGATCGAGCAGTTCACCCGCGACGCCATCCAGGCGGCAGACGAGCAGTACGGCCTCGCGGCCGGCGACGTGGTCTACCTCCGGGACGCCTCGGGCGCCGGGCGCTCGACCGCAGAGCTCTTGGCGGAGATCGATCCGCGCGTCGTCCTGCGATCCGGCGGGGGGCTCTCGGACGTCGCCGACCGGATCCTCTTCGAACACGAGATCCCGGTCGCGCCCGCCGACGACGTCGCGATCCAGGAGGTCGACGAGCTCGCGGTCGCCAGCGAGGCCGACGTCGAGGCGGCGATCGACGACTGGGAGCGCCGCGCCGAAGCGCGCCGCAAGGAGCGGAAGGCCTCGATGGTCGACCAGATCATCTCCGAGCACCGCGCCGAGACCAGAAGCGAGTCGCGGTGAGCGGGCGGCGGGCGCGCGAACGCCTACGCTCGCGGGTCGGCCTCGACTTCGTGCGGGGCGTCGGGCTGGCCGACGAAGTAGTAGATCACGAACCCGAGGAACGGCAGGAGGAACGCGAGCGCGGTCCAGCCCAGCGGGGAACCGCTCTCGCGGCCGTTGGCGTCGAGGTAGACCCAGCCGGGCAGCGCGATGTGCGCCACCAGAAAGTAGACCGCGAATCCGAAGAAGTACGCGAGCGTCCCCAGGTCGGCGATCACGAGCCACATCACGAACAGCGGGACGAACGCCACGGCGACCAACCCTCCGAGGACGACGAGCGGCGAGCGAGTCGTAGCCATCGTCCCGCCTTGGATCCGCGCGGGTATGACGCTTTCCGGTCGGTCGCGGGCGGCGCCGCGAGGACGGCGTCGGCGCCAACCCAGAAGTCATATGCCGCCGTCGCGACTCCCCTCCCGTATGGACGCCTACGACCTGATCACCCGGAACGTCTCCGAGGTGGTCACAGACGAGGAAGTGCGCGCGCTAGCCGACTCCCCGGACGGAAAGCGGGCGTACGTGGGCTACGAGCCCTCCGGCGTCCTCCACATCGGCCACATGCTGACCGCGAACAAGCTCATCGAGCTCCAGGAGGCGGGCTTCGAGGTCGTCGTCCTCCTGGCCGACGTCCACGCCTACCTCAACGACAAGGGGACCTTCGAGGAGATCCGCGAGACGGCGACGCGGATGCAAGAGCAGTTCGTCGCCTACGGGCTCGAAGAGTCACAGACGGAGTTCGTGCTCGGCTCGGAGTTCCAGCTCGACGAGGAGTACATCCTCGACCTCCACGCGCTCGAACTGGAGACGTCGCTCTCGCGGGCCGAGCGCGCGATGGCCGAGATCGCCAGCGGCGACGGCGCGACGGTCGCCCAGGCCGTCTACCCGCTGATGCAGGCGCTGGACATCGTCTACCTCGACGTCGACCTCGCGATCGGCGGGATGGAACAGCGGAAGGTCCACATGCTCGCTCGCGACGCCCTCCCGAGCATCGACGCCGACGCGCCGACCTGTCTGCACACGCCGCTGATCGCCGATCTGACCACCGGCGTCGGGAAGATGTCGAGCTCCGAGGGGCTCTCGCTCTCGATGGAGGATTCCGAATCGGACATCGAAGAGAAGGTCAACAAGGCCTACTGCCCGCCGACGGCCGATCCCGATCCGACCGACGACGGCGAGGAGCGGGAGAATCCCGTCCTCCAGATCTTCGAGTACCACGTCTTCCCGCGCTTCGGCGAGGTCGTCGTCGAGCGGCCCGAGAAGTACGGCGGCGACCTGATCTACGACGCCTACGCGGACCTCGAAGCCGACCTCGAATCCGGCGAGCTCCACCCGGCGGACGCCAAGGGCGCGCTTGCGAC
This is a stretch of genomic DNA from Halobellus sp. MBLA0158. It encodes these proteins:
- the rnz gene encoding ribonuclease Z; the encoded protein is MRVTFLGTGGAVPTTERAPSAFLVEREGERLLFDCGEGTQRQMMRFGTGFSVSHVFVTHLHGDHVLGIPGLIQTLDFNDREEPIAIHGPPGSKGHLKDLVEAGGYRPGFPVTVHEVRPDGVALDGDDYEVRTFPTEHRSSSSMGYALVEDDRRGRFDREKAEELGVPVGPKFGRLHDGEAVELDDGTVVRPEQVVGEPRPGRKFVYTGDTRPVDATVEVTDAPDLLIHDATFAAEWADRARQTGHSTAREAAEIATRAGAKRLALTHVSSRYAGDASPVEREAKEAFAGESAFVPDDGQKVEVPYPDADAE
- a CDS encoding DUF460 domain-containing protein gives rise to the protein MNDRTSALDSLVFGVDIQSGDVRGDAPSYALVAFDGENVDRDVVSHRKLRRLLDREEPAMLATDNMYELAADKDELVHFLRTIPEATKLVQVTGAERPEPLSRVASRHGVPYGKKPMKEAEAAARLAAANVGYEVSAFGDTTTVKVARGRSTGKGGWSQDRYTRRIHGSVKRRAREVTERLKQADLDFEKDVTEKYGGYANAVFTVEAPPADIPLSAGRSGDTRIEIERERRDGIEFEPLVKRRDHVFVGIDPGTTTAAAVVGLDGGVLDVYSTRTADTADVIEWLIERGRPVVVAADVTPMPETVEKFRRSFDAAAWTPSSDLPVDEKLHRTREASYENDHQRDALAAALFAFDDHEDQLDRISQKVPPDIERGEVVARVVAGEESVEAVLRDLRDDEDESEDDSEHHERELTEEEEEIRRLRTRVERLESHVEDLNDTIDEREAEIDEYEEKLSEAKREERREARERREVKRLERENDRLERRVDELEAKNEELDEKLERLKRLWKLDHSNFSDVDTDGDLVSVKVIEQFTRDAIQAADEQYGLAAGDVVYLRDASGAGRSTAELLAEIDPRVVLRSGGGLSDVADRILFEHEIPVAPADDVAIQEVDELAVASEADVEAAIDDWERRAEARRKERKASMVDQIISEHRAETRSESR
- a CDS encoding PLDc N-terminal domain-containing protein, whose amino-acid sequence is MATTRSPLVVLGGLVAVAFVPLFVMWLVIADLGTLAYFFGFAVYFLVAHIALPGWVYLDANGRESGSPLGWTALAFLLPFLGFVIYYFVGQPDAPHEVEADPRA
- a CDS encoding tyrosine--tRNA ligase, encoding MDAYDLITRNVSEVVTDEEVRALADSPDGKRAYVGYEPSGVLHIGHMLTANKLIELQEAGFEVVVLLADVHAYLNDKGTFEEIRETATRMQEQFVAYGLEESQTEFVLGSEFQLDEEYILDLHALELETSLSRAERAMAEIASGDGATVAQAVYPLMQALDIVYLDVDLAIGGMEQRKVHMLARDALPSIDADAPTCLHTPLIADLTTGVGKMSSSEGLSLSMEDSESDIEEKVNKAYCPPTADPDPTDDGEERENPVLQIFEYHVFPRFGEVVVERPEKYGGDLIYDAYADLEADLESGELHPADAKGALATYLNDLIAPGREKIREQRN